A portion of the Juglans microcarpa x Juglans regia isolate MS1-56 chromosome 1D, Jm3101_v1.0, whole genome shotgun sequence genome contains these proteins:
- the LOC121260031 gene encoding F-box/kelch-repeat protein At5g15710-like, with translation MWSDLPSDLLSNIFSYLSPDSLARARSTCRHWHAGAKAYLLTTIPPVPWDEPPWFLAMPMRNRNHRLSCYAHNPVLNNWHALSLHFLPDPVRLVGPIGSLVLIRPTNSTFLQLAICNPFSRQFRHLPLLNTTRTNPAVGVLVLDSSQDVPFPCFRVYVAGGMSEAPRGGAMYEPTLEMYDSRHDRWQIVGSMPVEFAVRLTVWTPNESVYSKGFLYWITSARAYCVMGFEIGTNTWRELNVPMADRLEFATLVRRNGVLTLVGGTCGQPACIWELGEGDEWGLVEKMPAELETRFLGGKGSWGSTKCVGSDEAIYLYRCLGSGMAVWREVVDKGRWEWFWVEGCCSIGGKRVQSFPIKGVLLHPSLASSSIIETTSTENND, from the coding sequence ATGTGGAGCGACCTTCCCTCTGATCTCCTTTCCAACATCTTCTCCTACCTCTCCCCAGACTCCTTGGCTCGGGCCAGGTCGACTTGCCGGCATTGGCACGCAGGTGCCAAGGCTTACCTCTTGACCACAATCCCTCCGGTGCCCTGGGATGAGCCACCATGGTTCCTGGCCATGCCCATGCGAAACCGAAACCACAGACTGTCTTGCTACGCTCACAACCCAGTTCTCAACAATTggcatgctctctctctccactttcTTCCAGACCCAGTTCGGCTTGTTGGTCCTATTGGAAGCCTTGTTCTTATCAGACCCACGAATTCTACGTTTCTCCAACTGGCTATATGTAATCCGTTTTCCAGGCAATTTAGGCACTTACCTCTGTTAAACACCACGAGGACTAACCCTGCCGTGGGTGTTCTAGTACTAGACTCGAGCCAAGATGTTCCATTTCCTTGCTTCAGGGTCTACGTGGCAGGTGGGATGTCCGAGGCACCACGTGGTGGTGCCATGTATGAACCCACGTTGGAAATGTATGACTCAAGACATGACAGATGGCAAATTGTTGGGTCCATGCCGGTGGAATTTGCAGTGAGGCTCACTGTCTGGACACCCAATGAGAGTGTGTACTCTAAGGGGTTCCTATATTGGATTACCTCTGCTCGGGCTTATTGTGTAATGGGTTTTGAGATTGGCACCAACACATGGAGAGAACTGAACGTGCCGATGGCAGACCGGCTTGAATTCGCCACGCTAGTGCGCCGGAATGGGGTGCTGACACTAGTGGGTGGCACGTGCGGTCAACCTGCTTGTATATGGGAGCTCGGAGAGGGGGATGAATGGGGACTGGTTGAGAAGATGCCAGCTGAATTGGAGACGAGGTTTTTAGGTGGCAAGGGAAGTTGGGGCAGCACAAAGTGTGTGGGAAGTGATGAGGCAATTTACTTGTATAGGTGTCTTGGTTCCGGAATGGCAGTTTGGAGGGAAGTGGTAGATAAAGGTAGGTGGGAATGGTTTTGGGTAGAAGGGTGCTGTTCTATTGGGGGAAAACGAGTTCAGAGTTTCCCAATAAAAGGAGTACTTCTTCATCCAAGCCTTGCCTCCTCATCCATAATTGAGACTACTTCCACGGAAAAcaatgattaa
- the LOC121261253 gene encoding DNA replication complex GINS protein PSF1-like, with protein sequence MYGRKAFQLVKELASGEKGQLTAYNSDLFDQVTAECSQHHLELQSLIRKIQEEGLDVQTTRNSEHYGALIHHLSLVRNKRCLMAYMYNRAEIIRSLIWKVGPVLPQEIQERLSHTEEEYFKRHSAALQSYMSRLDLDLTVDMVPPKDPYIQVRVLDDIGVVLSDDKTTNFARHSMHFLKRTDAEQFISRGLMEELTG encoded by the exons ATGTATGGGAGAAAGGCATTCCAGCTGGTGAAAGAACTTGCAAGTGGCGAAAAGGGGCAGCTCACAGCTTACAAT AGTGACTTGTTTGATCAAGTGACTGCAGAATGTAGTCAACATCACCTTGAGCTTCAGTCTTTGATAAG AAAGATCCAAGAAGAAGGACTGGATGTCCAAACAACTAGAAATTCAGAACACTATGGAGCACTCATCCACCACCTTTCTTTAGTTCGCAATAAGCGCTGTTTAATggcatatat GTACAACAGAGCagaaattataagaagtttgaTATGGAAGGTAGGTCCTGTGCTTCCTCAAGAAATTCAAGAGAGGCTAAGTCACACAGAGGAAGAGTATTTTAAGAGGCATTCTGCAGCTTTGCAATCATATATGTCAAGACTTGACCTTGATTTGACTGtg GATATGGTGCCACCCAAAGATCCTTACATCCAGGTGAGAGTCCTTGATGATATCGGTGTGGTACTCAGTGATGATAAGACAACCAATTTTGCTCGCCACTCTATGCACTTCCTTAAACGAACTGATGCTGAGCAATTCATCTCACGG GGTTTAATGGAGGAACTCACAGGCTGA
- the LOC121261796 gene encoding MAPK kinase substrate protein At1g80180-like, with product MAGLQRSAVSFRRQGSSGLVWEDRFLSGELNQKEDRGQAGQEAQQELEIKPDIKDIKTSRTVGATNTIERSRSNGGARGYRTGKVSPAIEPPSPKVSACGFCSAFGKTGKKGTRRTKPAVKHRSR from the coding sequence ATGGCAGGTTTGCAAAGATCTGCGGTTTCGTTTAGGAGACAAGGTTCATCAGGGCTTGTATGGGAAGACAGATTTTTGTCGGGGGAGCTCAACCAAAAAGAAGACCGCGGACAAGCTGGACAAGAAGCACAACAAGAGCTAGAGATCAAGCCCGATATCAAAGATATCAAGACATCAAGAACCGTCGGAGCAACCAACACCATCGAGCGCAGCCGTTCGAACGGTGGAGCACGCGGATACCGAACCGGAAAGGTGTCCCCGGCGATCGAGCCACCTTCGCCTAAGGTCTCTGCGTGTGGGTTTTGCAGTGCTTTCGGAAAGACGGGGAAAAAGGGCACTAGAAGGACAAAGCCGGCTGTTAAGCATAGATCAAGGTAA